From one Lolium rigidum isolate FL_2022 chromosome 4, APGP_CSIRO_Lrig_0.1, whole genome shotgun sequence genomic stretch:
- the LOC124648517 gene encoding probable indole-3-acetic acid-amido synthetase GH3.4 — protein MPEEAPTAVPAAAADEAHREALEYIEHVTACAGETQRRVLAEILAQNAPAEYLRRIGVSGAVPGADDAFRRLAPLTTYEDILPDVMRIANGDTSPILSGKPTYEFLTSSGTSGGERKMMPAIAEEMDRRSQLYGLLMPVMSQAVPGLDKGKAMYLYFVKAESRTPGGLPARPVLTSYYKSRHFLERPHDPYTVHTSPDEAILCVDAYQSMYAQLLCGLVHRADVLRVGAVFASGFLRAIHFLEKHWRRLCRDIRAGVLDAEITDPAIRAAVGRVLRADPALADAIEDACARPSWQGVIRRVWPSTKYIDVIVTGAMAQYIPTMEYYGGGLPLACTMYASSECYFGLNLNPICNPADVAYTLIPTMCYFEFLPVQPGTNGGEPDRRDLVGLVDVKLGREYELVVTTYSGLYRYRVGDVLRVAGFKNAAPMFSFVRRKNVALSIDADKTDETELHAAVSRAVQHLDPFGASLVEYTSYADASTIPGHYVLFWELRDGGTTTSTPVPASVYEDCCLAVEESLNTVYRQCRAADRSVGPLEIRVVSSGTFDKLMDYALSRGASINQYKAPRCVRPGPVVELLDGRVEGRYFSPKCPKWSPGNKQWIGGNAKKMDTS, from the exons ATGCCGGAGGAAGCGCCGACGGcggtcccggcggcggcggcggacgaggcGCACCGCGAGGCCCTGGAGTACATCGAGCACGTGACGGCGTGCGCGGGGGAGACGCAGCGCCGCGTGCTGGCCGAGATCCTGGCGCAGAACGCGCCGGCCGAGTACCTGCGCCGCATCGGCGTCTCGGGCGCCGTGCCCGGCGCCGACGACGCGTTCCGCCGCCTGGCGCCGCTCACCACCTACGAGGACATCCTCCCCGACGTCATGCGCATCGCCAACGGCGACACCTCGCCCATCCTCTCCGGCAAGCCCACCTACGAGTTCCTCACCAG CTCGGGGACGTCGGGTGGGGAGAGGAAGATGATGCCGGCGATCGCGGAGGAGATGGACCGGCGATCGCAGCTCTACGGCCTTCTGATGCCGGTCATGAGCCAGGCGGTGCCGGGCCTCGACAAGGGCAAGGCCATGTACCTCTACTTCGTCAAGGCGGAGTCGCGCACGCCGGGCGGCctgccggcgcggcccgtgctcACCAGCTACTACAAGAGCCGCCACTTCCTGGAGCGGCCGCACGACCCCTACACGGTGCACACCAGCCCCGACGAGGCCATCCTCTGCGTGGACGCCTACCAGAGCATGTACGCGCAGCTGCTCTGCGGCCTCGTCCACCGCGCCGACGTGCTCCGCGTCGGCGCCGTCTTCGCCTCAGGCTTCCTCCGCGCCATCCACTTCCTCGAGAAGCACTGGCGCCGCCTCTGCCGGGACATCCGCGCCGGCGTGCTCGACGCCGAGATCACGGACCCGGCCATCCGCGCCGCCGTCGGGCGCGTGCTCCGAGCCGACCCGGCGCTCGCCGACGCGATCGAGGACGCGTGCGCCAGGCCGTCGTGGCAGGGCGTGATCCGGCGGGTCTGGCCCAGCACCAAGTACATCGACGTCATCGTCACGGGCGCCATGGCGCAGTACATCCCCACCATGGAGTACTACGGCGGAGGCCTCCCGCTGGCCTGCACCATGTACGCCTCCTCCGAGTGCTACTTCGGGCTCAACCTAAACCCGATCTGCAACCCCGCCGACGTCGCCTACACCCTGATCCCCACAATGTGCTACTTCGAGTTCCTCCCGGTCCAGCCCGGGACCAACGGCGGCGAGCCCGACCGCCGCGACCTCGTCGGCCTCGTGGACGTGAAGCTCGGTCGAGAGTACGAGCTGGTCGTCACCACCTACTCCGGCCTGTACCGCTACCGCGTCGGCGACGTGCTGCGTGTCGCGGGGTTCAAGAACGCGGCGCCCATGTTCAGCTTCGTGCGCCGGAAGAACGTGGCGCTGAGCATCGACGCCGACAAGACGGACGAGACGGAGCTGCACGCCGCCGTCAGCCGCGCCGTGCAGCACCTCGACCCGTTCGGCGCCTCGCTCGTCGAGTACACCAGCTACGCCGACGCCAGCACCATCCCGGGCCACTACGTGCTCTTCTGGGAGCTCCGCGATGGAGGGACCACCACGTCCACGCCCGTGCCGGCGTCGGTGTACGAGGACTGCTGCCTCGCCGTGGAGGAGTCGCTGAACACCGTGTACAGGCAGTGCCGCGCCGCCGACCGCTCCGTCGGCCCCCTCGAGATCCGGGTGGTGTCCAGTGGCACGTTCGACAAGCTGATGGACTACGCGCTGAGCCGAGGCGCGTCGATCAACCAGTACAAGGCGCCACGGTGCGTGCGGCCGGGGCCGGTGGTGGAGCTCCTCGACGGCAGGGTGGAGGGCCGGTACTTCAGCCCCAAGTGCCCGAAATGGAGCCCAGGGAACAAGCAGTGGATCGGCGGCAACGCCAAGAAGATGGACACCAGTTAA